CCCCGGTCCCGACGACGGATCGTGGCCCCGAGCCGGCCGTTCGGTGTCCGTACTGCGGCCAGCCGTTCCGGGACCGGCGCCTGCAGCGCCTCCACTGTGGCCGCGTACACCCCCATCGGCTCTCCGATCGCGAGCGTGCCGCCTTCGAACGGGCGCTGCGCGAGGAACGCGCCGCGATTCGTCGCTTCCGCCTCCACGTCCTCGGCGGACTCGTCCTGCTGTACTTCGTCTTTCTGCTCACGTACGCGATCGTCACGTGAGGTGGTGCGATGCGTGAGGTGGTGCGACGACTGCGGTGCGTGATGAGGCCAGACATCGTCGGTGTCGATCGGTTCGACGACGTCGCCGCGTGACTGCTCGATCGTCGGACGGTACGCGTCCGATCGAGGGCTTACATTCCCATATCTTCGGCCGCCGGCGGAACCGGGAGGTCGTGCGGTGAGACGCCGAGCAGTTCCCCGGCGTGATCGAGCGCCATGTCGAACCCGTAGTAGCGCTCGAGTTCGTCGCCGTCCGCGGTCGATCGCACCTTCAACATCGCGTACCCCTCGACGTTCTGGGCGATCGCGGCGGTCCCGCTGGCGCGAGTCGCGTCGTCGATCGATCGCAACTCGAGTATCCGTTCCGTCGCCGTCTCCTCGTAGGTCGCCCGGATCCCGTTCGCCTCGGCAGTCTGGTCGTCGGTCATGCCCGACAATCGGGAATCGACCACCGGGAACCTGTCGGTTTCGGCGGCCGGCGGTCGCGAACCCGCGGACGCGACTCGATCTACACCGACACGGCTTTTTCGCCCCTCTCGAGAGTGTGGATCGTGACAGCGACGGATTCCGACGCGGCCCCGGAACCGCGGCCGATCGCGACCGTTCGCTCGACGCGAACGGTCGCCGCCCGGACGATCGCCGTCTCCGTGGTCGCCTTCTTCGGCTTCGCGTACGCGTTCGGCCGGCTTCGCGGGGCGATCCACGCCGAGCCGTTCGAACCGATCGTCGTTCCGGCGGTCGCACCGTCGACGGTCCTCGGCTGGCTCGTCGTCGCCCTCGGAGTCGTCGCGCTCGTCGTCGTCCCGCACGAACTCCTCCACGGGGTGTTCATGGCCCGGTACGGTGGCACTCCTTCCTACGGCGTCGGGGTCTCGAACTTCCTCCTGCCGTACGCCTACGCCACGACGGGCGGGACGAGCTACACGCGCAATCAGTTGCTCGTCGCCCTGCTCGCCCCATTCGTCGGCATCACGGCCGTTGGCCTCGCCGCGATGACGATCGTCCAGTCCTCGCTCCTCGTGGTGGCGCTCGCCGCGAACGCCGCCGGCTCGGTGGGCGACCTCCGAATGGCCGCCACGCTGGCGCGGTATCCGGCCACCGTCCGGGTCGCGGAACGTCCACACGCCGACGCGCAGGGGTTCGCCGTCTACGGTTCGTCCGCTGTCGCCGCCGATCGCGGCCCCCGCTGGGACGCGGCCTCGTCTATCGCCGCGGGAACCGTCGGCACCCTCGTCCTGAGCACGGCGACGCTGGGCGCACTCGTCTTCCACGCCCTCGCCGTCGGCACCGGGGACGTGATCGTCGGCGGCGACGGCTGGCTGCTCTTACGCCACGAACTCCAGGCAGACGGCACCGTGCACCTCGAACTCGGGGCCCGGCTCCTGCTCGCCGTGTCGATCGCCGGCGGCTTCGCGTGGACGGCGATCGATCGGGCGCGGAGTAGATTCGGATAGCGATCGGGCGCGGAACGGGACCAGATCGGAACCTTCGAGCGGTTGCCGTACGACGTCGACGCATGGCGAAGTGGCTCCGGAGCGGCCGGCGACGCGATATCTGTATCCTGCTCGCGGCCGGCGGCGAGATGCGCGGCCAGCAATTGAAATCCGACCTCGAATCGCACTACGACGATCGGCTCGAGCCGAAGGCGTTCTACGGCTCGCTGTCGGCGCTGGTCGACGCCGGGTTCGTGGAGAAGCGAACGGAGGGGATCCACGACGTCTACGCGCTGACCGACGCGGGCGAGCGGCGGGTGAACGAACACTACGAGTGGATGCGATCGTGTCTCGAGGCGGAAGGCGATCCGGGGTGATCGACCCCGTCGACGGGCGACGTTCAGCCTCGATCGAATCCGATCGGATCGACCGGCTTACTCGTCGAGCAGTTGATCGCCGATCGTGTTGCGCAGCACTTCGCTCGTGCCCTCGTAGATCTCGTTGAGTTTGGCGTCGCGGTAGAACCGCTCGGCGGCGAAGTCCTTCGTGTAGCCGTAGCCGCCGTGGATCTGGATCCCCTCGTTTGCGACCTCGCGACTCACTTCGGAGGCGTAGAGTTTGGCCTGGGCGGCGTCCTTGATGTAGTTCTCGCCGCGGATCTTCTTGTCCGCCGCCCTGTGCATCAGCATCTTCGCGGCCTGGATCTTGGTGTCCATGTCGGCGAGTTTGTGCTTGATCGACTGGAACTCGCCGATCGGCTGGCCGAACTGCTCGCGCTCGTTCGCGTAGTCGCGGGCCCCCTCGAAGGCGGCGCGGGCGATGCCGACGCCGCGGGCGGCGATCGTGATGCGGCCGCCGTTCAGAGTCTTCAGCGCGTGGACGAACCCATCACCCTCCTCGCCGAGGCGGCGGTCCTCGGGAATCCGGAGGTCGTCGAAGCGGAGTTCGGCCGTCGGACAGCCCTTGTCTCCGAGTTTCTCCTCGGTGCCCTCGACGTAGAAGCCGACGTCCTCCCCGGGTCGGACGATAAAGGAGGAGATGCCCTTGTTGCCGGCGTCCGGGTCGGTCTTCGCGAAGAGGGTGACCGTGTCCGCGACCGAGCCGTTCGAGATCCAGAGTTTGCCGCCGTCGATGACGTACTCGTCGCCGTCTTTCTCCGCCGTCGTTTCCATCGCCGGGACGTCACTGCCGGCCCCGGCTTCCGAGAGGGCGAACGCGCCGACGTCCCGCCCTTCCGCGAGCGGCGTCAGGTACGTCTCCTTCTGGGACTCGTCGCCGAACTCGTAGAGCATGTTGCCCGCCAGCGAGGTGTGGGCGGCGACGATCGTTCCCAGGCCGCCCGAACCCCGCGAGATTTCTTCGAGGCCGATCGCGTAGGAGTGGTAGTCGAGGCCGGCACCGCCGTACTCCTCGGGGAAGGGCATACCCATCAGCCCGAGGTCCGCCATCTCGCTCACGAGGTCGTGGGGGAACTCGTCGTCGTGGTCGATCTCGTCCGCGATGGGGACGACCTCTTCGTCGACGAACTCCGATACCATGTCCCGGATCTGCTGTTGCTCGGCAGAGAGCGCAAAGTCCATAGCGGGAGTATCGGCCGGTCGCTTCTTTACTGTTTTTGTACGGAAATCACGTTGTCAGGTGTGGTCCGGGCCCCGACCCCGCCGACGAGAGGCGACTGGCACTGCCGACAGCAGGATCCGATCGCCCACTTTTGTCAACGATCGGAATATCCCGCCGGGACCGCGGCGTTTTTCCGGGATGGGAACAAACCAAACGCGAGTAGATGACCACGGGCCAGCACGAAGGGACAGCCGAATCCGACCTCGAGTGGTGTTTCGAGGCGGTTCATGGCGTTTCGCGGACTTTTTCGATCACTATCGATCGGCTCGAAGAACCGATGTCGAGACATATCTGTCTGGGATATCTCCTCTGTCGCGTCGCTGATACCATCGAGGACGCCGGCCACATCCCGCCGGAGACGCAGGCCGACCTGTTGACCGGGTACGATCGGTTGCTCGATACGGACGCCGACATGACGGTCGAGGCGTTCATGGCCGACGTCGAACCGTGGATCCCGGACGATCCCAACGAGGACTGGAAGGTCGTCGCCGAGACGCCGCGAGTCCTCCGGACGTTCGACGCCCTCGACGACGAACCGCGGGAGATCATGCGCGAACCCGTCCGCGAACTCGTCGGCGGGATGGCGATGTTCACCGATCGATACGCCGAGGAGGGCGGGCTACGCCTGCAGACGCTCGAGGAACTCGAGGAGTACTGCTGGTACGCCGCCGGAACCGTCGGCAAACTCATCACCGGACTCGTCGCCCGTGGGGCTTCACAGGACCGTGCGGACGAACTGCGTGCGAACGCGCGATCGTTCGCACTCCTCTTGCAACTGGTCAATATCGCCAAAGACGTCGAGAACGACTACCACGAGGAGAACAACGTCTACCTGCCGGCCGAGTGGCTCGCGGAGGAAGACGTTACCGTCGAGGGCGTGACCGACGCGTCGAACCACAGCGGCGTCACGAACGTCATCAGGCGCGTCACCGGCCGTGCCGAAACCTACCTCGACGACGCCCAGCGCTACCTCGAGGTCGTCCCGGAGAGTCACGGCAACCGCCTCTCGGCGTGGGCGATTCCCTACCTGCTCGCGGTCGGGACGATGCGGGAACTTCGCGAACGGCCCGAGGACGTCATCCGGGAGGGCGACGTGAAGGTCTCCCGAGCGGAGGTGTTCGCCCTCCTCCAGCAGTTCGACGACGGCGTCTCGCGATCGAACCTCGCCGACCTTCGCACGAAGATGGCCGAAAAACCGTTGCATCACTGAGCAACCGCCGGACCGCCGTCTCGACCCGGGCGTCGATCGGACCCGCGCTGGAACAGCAATGGTATCAGTCGTGGTTGTCACGAAGGAGTATGTACTGTCCGTCGTGCGGAGAGGAAATTTCGGCGTCGAGTGCGTACTGCCAGCACTGCGGGGCCGCGCTTTCGGAGGCCGGCGACGACGTCCGGGACGCTGGCGCCGACGAGTGGGGGACGACGAGGTCGGCCGATCGAGGCCCCGACGTCGAACCCGCCGGGTACGGGTCCGGGCCGTCGACCGACGCCGAGACGCTCGCCGCCCTCGGTCACGTGCTGGCGCTGTTCACGTGGGCGATCGGTCCGGCCGTGCTCCTGCTTTCGACCGACGACGAGTTCGTTCGCGAGAACGCGACGAACGCGATCAACTGGCAGCTATCGTTCGCGATTTACATGCTGGTATCGCTGGTGTTGACGCTCGTTATCGTCGGTATCTTCGCCGCGATCCTCGTCGGCCTGCTCGACACGGTGTTCTGTATCGTCGCGGCGGTGAAAGCCGCGGACGGGGAGACCTGGGAGTATCCGCTCACGATCGATTTCTTCTGAGACGACCGGCGAATCGCGATCGACTCCGAACGTCCTCAGCGAGAAACTGCCCGGGAGTGCCGCTCCGTCGCCGAATTACGTCGGTCCCGGGGCGGGACCGGTCCCGTTCTCGGCAAGGCGTCGTCCGACCAGCGAGAGGCCGTACCCGACGACGCCGGTACCGATCGCCCAGGGGGCGAACAGCACCCAGGCGAACGGAGGCCCGTACCCGAAGCCGTAGTACGGCGCGAACGCGATCGTCGCGACGACCGGCGACGTCGCCGCGAGAAGCCCGAATCGCCACGAGGACTCGTCCCGCTCGAGGGCGTGGCCGAGGGGGAGAAACACCCCCGTCGCGAACCCGAACGTGCCGAGAAGGACCGCCTGGGTTACCCCGAAGACGAGCCAGCAGGCCGCGCCGAGCAGGGCCACCGAACCGACGACGACCCCGACGAGCGTCCGTCGCTCGAGCGCCCAGCCGAACCGGCTACAGACCCGATCGAGTCCCCGACGGCCAGTGTCGCCGACGGTTCGACCGACGCCGCCGACGACGCCCCACCGGCCGTCACCGAACCGTCCCGCCGCGACGGTCGCGAGGCCGACGATCGCGATCGGAACGAGACTCGCGAGGAGGCCGTGTGACAGCACTAGGGGGCCGAAGACGACTCCGGCCGACGTCCACGAGGCGAGCGTCCCGGCGACCCCGGGCGACCCGTAGGTCACGTACGTCTTCTGTGCGATTCCGTCCTCGTCGGGGCTACCGGCGTCGGCGCTCGTCCACGTGACCGATCCGTCCTCGACGTGGGCGTTCGGGGGTGCGTTCGTCACCCGCGCATCCGCGGGCGCGTGAACCGTGACGCGATCGGCCCGGAGTTCGTACCGGTACTGCGTCCCGCCGGCGTAGAGGTAGTCGAAGACCCAGCCGTCGCCGACGCCGGATTCGGCGACGTCGGAGACTGCGTACTCCACGCGGACGACACCGTCCTCGATCGACGCGTCGACGTTCCGGGCGTCGTCGACGGCGACGTCGTAGCGGTACCACCCCTCGTCGACGGCGGTCTCGAGGGCGGCGTCGTCGTTCCGATAGGTCTCGGCGGCGCTCTCGTCGACCGGAACCCGTGCGATCCAGCGGGAATCGCCGCGCTCGTCGACGTGGACGTCGAGCGTTCCGGCGTCGGTCGCGCCGTCGATCGAGTCGCAGACGCCACAGACCGACAGCGGCGGATGGCCGGAGACCGCGAGGCCGGAACCCGCGGCCGCGACGCCGAGAACCAGGAGGGCGACGCCGACGAGACGGCGGGAATCGCGCCGCGGGACCGCTTCCGTCAGGGACATACCTCCTCAGATCGCCCGCAGTGAAATAAAGGTATTCCAACAAGAATCCGAGTCCGCGGTCGGCAGTCGATTCGGAGTCTCCGGTCGGCGGTTGATTCGGAGTCCGCGATCGGCCATCGGGTCCGATACCTGCGCGCGAACTCAGTCGTACTCGTAGAACCCTTTGCCGGACTTCTTGCCGAGATCACCGGCCTCGACCTTCCGGGCGAGCAGATAGGCGGGTTTGTACCGATCGCCGAGTTCCTCGTGGAGGGTCTCCGAGGCGTGCAGACAGATGTCCAGCCCGATGTGGTCGGCGAGTCGCAGTGGGCCCATGGGGACGTTCGTCCCGAGTTCCATCCCGGCGTCGATGTCCTCCTTCGTGGCGACGCCCTCGTCGTACGCCCGGATGCCCTCGTTGATCCACGGCATGAGGATCCGGTTCGTGACGAAGCCGGGTTTGTCGTCGGACTCCCAGGTCGTCTTCCCCAGGTCCTCGGCGATCGCGTGGGCCAGATCGGTGACCTCGTCGGTCGTCTTCTCGCCGACGACGACCTCGACGCCCTCCATGATCGGCACTGGATTCATGAAGTGCAACCCGATCACGCGCTCGGGACGCTCGAGTTCCGACGCGATCGAGGTGATCGAGATCGTGCTGGTGTTCGTCGCGAGCACCACGTCGTCGTCACACACCCGCTCGAGGTCCTCGAAGACGTCCCGTTTGACGTCCAGGTCCTCGAGTGCGGCTTCCACCACGAGGTCACAGTCGGCGAGCGTCTCGATCGCGGTCGTGCCCTCGATGCGATCGCGAATCGTCTCGGGGTCGTCGTCGAGTGCGTCCCGATCGGCCAGTCGCCCGAGGCTATCCTCGATCGTGTCGAAGCCGTTTTCGACGAACTCCGACTCGATGTCACGCATCACGACGTCGTAGCCCCTGGTGGCCGCGACCTGTGCGATGCCGCTGCCCATCGTACCCGCACCGACGACGCCGATTCGATCGATCTGCTGTCGAACCATACCGCGGCGTACACGGAAGACCGGCGTAAGCCTGATGGTAGACGCCGTCGACGACCGGCGGCCGGTCACCGACTCTCGTAAACCACTTGCACGTTCCCGTCAGAAACTATAACAACGTCCCTCTCGATTACTCCGCCATGTGTCGGGAAACGAAGCGCGAACCCGCGTGGGTGTCGGCGATCCGGCTGGCGTTCCTCCGGGGGCAGGTCGACGTCGACGGCGTGATGGAAGAGGGGAATCTGATTCCCGGTCGCGAAGGCACGGTTCGGGACGTTCTCTCGACGATGGCGGACCGCGGCCTCCTCGAATCGGTCGACGGGACCGAAGATCGGTACGTTCCGGGACCGGTGCTCATCGAGTCCGACCGATACGATCTGGACTTCACCAAGGCGTCCGACGGGGGCGCTCACCGATGGCGCTCGAGCGGCTAACTGCTATCCGTCGGTATAGCGTAAACTATGTATCGACTAGGGCTGTACGCCACGTCGATGGGTACGCTTACGGATACGAAGATTTCCGAAAAGAACCTGACGACAGTGCCGAAACCGGTTCGTAATTTCCTCGCCGTTGGCGAAGGGGATCGGATCGAGTGGCACGTCGAGGACGGACAGATTATCGTCAAAAAACTCGAGTCGGAGTAGCGCTTCGATCGTCGGCCGGTCGCCCGTTCCTTCGACGAGCACCGTGACAGCGACACGCCACACGAGGTGGTCGCCTACACGTCGCCGGGGACGTCGATATCACGCCGTACGCCGGGGTCGTCGACGGAGACGAGAACGCTCGCATCGCTCTCCAGCAGGATCTCGCGACCGCCGACGTCGCCGTCGACGTCGGTGAGCGCGTCGAAGAACCGCTCGTCGAACAGCACCGGGTTGCCGCGGGTGCCGTCGAACGCCGCTGCGATCGCATCACCGGCGTCCGCAGCGTACGCCGTCACCAGTGTGTCTACCGACGCGGGCGAGACGAACGGCATGTCGCCGAGCGCGACGACGGCGGCGTCAGGTTCGCGGTCGCGCTCGCGAATCGCCCGGATTCCGGTCCGGAGCGACGACGCCTGGCCGGTGTCGTAGGCCTCGTTGACGACGGTCTCGACGGCGAGTCCCTCCAGTTCGCTCCGAACCCGATCGGCCTCGTGGCCGAGAACGGCGACGACCGGATCGACGGCACTGCGAACGAGCGTGCGTGCGGCGTGACGGACCACCGGCTCGCCCTCGACCGTCGCCAGCAGCTTGTTCTCGTCACCGAAGCGGCTGCTCGTCCCGGCGGCGAGCAACACCCCGGCCACCGCCGGTGCGTCCGACCGCGAGTCGGGGTCGCGAGGGAGGTCGGCAGGTTCGACGACGGGAAGCGCGGCCGTCGCGGGCCGTTCCGGCGTCTCGTCGGACGAGTCCTCCGTCATCGCTCCAGCACCGTCGACGGAACGACGGCGACCTCCTCGTCGGCGGCGACGGCGTCCGTCGTCAGCACGAACCCGTCGGCTCGGCTCGCACGCGTGCTCGAGGAGAGGACGCTCGGATCGAACGTGGTCTCGTAGATCGAAAGCGGCGAGTCGACGTGGCCGAGCGGCATCGCGGTTCCGTCCTCGAGCGCGACGGGAATCGCGTAGGTGAAGCCGGCGGTGGCGATCCCGACGTCGCGGGCCATCCCCGCGGAAACCGTCGGCAGTGACGCGTCGCCGGTAAAGAAGGGCCGGGCGACGAGCGCCGTCACCAGATAGGCACCGACCGGCTTCCCGGGGACGGCGATCGCCACCGCGTCGTGGTCGGGGAGCCGCGCGACGGCGATCGGTTTCCCCGGGCGCAGCCGGACGCGATGGAACAGAACGTCGCCGAGGGCGTCGA
The nucleotide sequence above comes from Halosolutus halophilus. Encoded proteins:
- a CDS encoding DUF7111 family protein, with product MTDDQTAEANGIRATYEETATERILELRSIDDATRASGTAAIAQNVEGYAMLKVRSTADGDELERYYGFDMALDHAGELLGVSPHDLPVPPAAEDMGM
- a CDS encoding DUF3267 domain-containing protein is translated as MTATDSDAAPEPRPIATVRSTRTVAARTIAVSVVAFFGFAYAFGRLRGAIHAEPFEPIVVPAVAPSTVLGWLVVALGVVALVVVPHELLHGVFMARYGGTPSYGVGVSNFLLPYAYATTGGTSYTRNQLLVALLAPFVGITAVGLAAMTIVQSSLLVVALAANAAGSVGDLRMAATLARYPATVRVAERPHADAQGFAVYGSSAVAADRGPRWDAASSIAAGTVGTLVLSTATLGALVFHALAVGTGDVIVGGDGWLLLRHELQADGTVHLELGARLLLAVSIAGGFAWTAIDRARSRFG
- a CDS encoding PadR family transcriptional regulator, whose product is MAKWLRSGRRRDICILLAAGGEMRGQQLKSDLESHYDDRLEPKAFYGSLSALVDAGFVEKRTEGIHDVYALTDAGERRVNEHYEWMRSCLEAEGDPG
- a CDS encoding acyl-CoA dehydrogenase, which translates into the protein MDFALSAEQQQIRDMVSEFVDEEVVPIADEIDHDDEFPHDLVSEMADLGLMGMPFPEEYGGAGLDYHSYAIGLEEISRGSGGLGTIVAAHTSLAGNMLYEFGDESQKETYLTPLAEGRDVGAFALSEAGAGSDVPAMETTAEKDGDEYVIDGGKLWISNGSVADTVTLFAKTDPDAGNKGISSFIVRPGEDVGFYVEGTEEKLGDKGCPTAELRFDDLRIPEDRRLGEEGDGFVHALKTLNGGRITIAARGVGIARAAFEGARDYANEREQFGQPIGEFQSIKHKLADMDTKIQAAKMLMHRAADKKIRGENYIKDAAQAKLYASEVSREVANEGIQIHGGYGYTKDFAAERFYRDAKLNEIYEGTSEVLRNTIGDQLLDE
- a CDS encoding phytoene/squalene synthase family protein gives rise to the protein MTTGQHEGTAESDLEWCFEAVHGVSRTFSITIDRLEEPMSRHICLGYLLCRVADTIEDAGHIPPETQADLLTGYDRLLDTDADMTVEAFMADVEPWIPDDPNEDWKVVAETPRVLRTFDALDDEPREIMREPVRELVGGMAMFTDRYAEEGGLRLQTLEELEEYCWYAAGTVGKLITGLVARGASQDRADELRANARSFALLLQLVNIAKDVENDYHEENNVYLPAEWLAEEDVTVEGVTDASNHSGVTNVIRRVTGRAETYLDDAQRYLEVVPESHGNRLSAWAIPYLLAVGTMRELRERPEDVIREGDVKVSRAEVFALLQQFDDGVSRSNLADLRTKMAEKPLHH
- a CDS encoding zinc ribbon domain-containing protein, with amino-acid sequence MYCPSCGEEISASSAYCQHCGAALSEAGDDVRDAGADEWGTTRSADRGPDVEPAGYGSGPSTDAETLAALGHVLALFTWAIGPAVLLLSTDDEFVRENATNAINWQLSFAIYMLVSLVLTLVIVGIFAAILVGLLDTVFCIVAAVKAADGETWEYPLTIDFF
- a CDS encoding YccS/YhfK family membrane protein; translated protein: MSLTEAVPRRDSRRLVGVALLVLGVAAAGSGLAVSGHPPLSVCGVCDSIDGATDAGTLDVHVDERGDSRWIARVPVDESAAETYRNDDAALETAVDEGWYRYDVAVDDARNVDASIEDGVVRVEYAVSDVAESGVGDGWVFDYLYAGGTQYRYELRADRVTVHAPADARVTNAPPNAHVEDGSVTWTSADAGSPDEDGIAQKTYVTYGSPGVAGTLASWTSAGVVFGPLVLSHGLLASLVPIAIVGLATVAAGRFGDGRWGVVGGVGRTVGDTGRRGLDRVCSRFGWALERRTLVGVVVGSVALLGAACWLVFGVTQAVLLGTFGFATGVFLPLGHALERDESSWRFGLLAATSPVVATIAFAPYYGFGYGPPFAWVLFAPWAIGTGVVGYGLSLVGRRLAENGTGPAPGPT
- a CDS encoding 3-hydroxyacyl-CoA dehydrogenase family protein, with translation MVRQQIDRIGVVGAGTMGSGIAQVAATRGYDVVMRDIESEFVENGFDTIEDSLGRLADRDALDDDPETIRDRIEGTTAIETLADCDLVVEAALEDLDVKRDVFEDLERVCDDDVVLATNTSTISITSIASELERPERVIGLHFMNPVPIMEGVEVVVGEKTTDEVTDLAHAIAEDLGKTTWESDDKPGFVTNRILMPWINEGIRAYDEGVATKEDIDAGMELGTNVPMGPLRLADHIGLDICLHASETLHEELGDRYKPAYLLARKVEAGDLGKKSGKGFYEYD
- a CDS encoding AbrB/MazE/SpoVT family DNA-binding domain-containing protein, with protein sequence MGTLTDTKISEKNLTTVPKPVRNFLAVGEGDRIEWHVEDGQIIVKKLESE
- a CDS encoding nucleotidyltransferase family protein → MTEDSSDETPERPATAALPVVEPADLPRDPDSRSDAPAVAGVLLAAGTSSRFGDENKLLATVEGEPVVRHAARTLVRSAVDPVVAVLGHEADRVRSELEGLAVETVVNEAYDTGQASSLRTGIRAIRERDREPDAAVVALGDMPFVSPASVDTLVTAYAADAGDAIAAAFDGTRGNPVLFDERFFDALTDVDGDVGGREILLESDASVLVSVDDPGVRRDIDVPGDV